In Ovis canadensis isolate MfBH-ARS-UI-01 breed Bighorn chromosome 11, ARS-UI_OviCan_v2, whole genome shotgun sequence, one genomic interval encodes:
- the KDM6B gene encoding lysine-specific demethylase 6B isoform X1, whose product MHRAVDPPGARAAREAFALGGLSCAGAWSSCPPHPPPRSAWLPGGRCSASLGQPPLSAPLPPSHGSSSGHPNKPYYAPGTPTPRPLHGKLESLHGCVQALLREPAQPGLWEQLGQLYESEHDSEEAIRCYHSALRYGGSLAELGPRVGRLQQAQLWNFHTGSCQHRPKVLPPLEQVWNLLHLEHKRNYGAKRGGPPVKRAAEPPVVQPVPPAALSGPSGEEGLSPGGKRRRGCSSEQTGLPPGLPLPPPPLPPPPPPPPPPPPPPPLPGLATSPPFQLTKPGLWSTLHGDAWGPERKGLAPPERQEQRHSLPHPYPYPAAPAYPAHPPGHRLVPAAPPGPGPRPPGAESHGCPPATRPPGSDLRESRVQRSRMDSSVSPAATTACVPYAPSRPPGLPSTTSSSSSSSNTGPRGVEPSPGIPGADHYQTPALEVSSHQGRLGPSAHSSRKPFLAAPAPTPHLSLPPSPPPPSCPRLLRPPPPPAWLKGPACRAAREDGEILEELFFGAEGRPRPPPPPLPHREGFLGPQAPRFSVGTQDSHTPPTPPTTSSSNNGSHSSSPTGPVSFPPPPYLARSMDPLPRPPTPTLSPQDPPLAPLTLALPSAPPSSCHQNTSGSFRRPESPRPRVSFPKTPEVGPGPSPGPLNKTPQPVPPRVGELPARGPRLFDFPPTPLEDQFEEPAEFKILPDGLANIMKMLDESIRKEEEQQQQEAGAVPVPPPPLKEPFASLQPPFSTDTAPATTAAAAAAAAAATTTTTTTTTTTTTTTATQEEEKKPPALPPPPPLAKFPPPPQPQQPPPPLPPPASPASLLKSLASVLEGQKYCYRGTGAAVPTRPGSLPATQYSPGPSSGATAPPPTSAALSAQGSPQPSASSSSQFSTSGGPWARERRANEEPAPGPMAPAPPPPPLPLPPARSESEVLEEISRACETLVERVGRSTTDPADLVDTADAADSGVERLLPPAPAKEESVGVAAAAGPGSSKRRQKEHQKEHRRHRRACKDSVGRRPREGRAKTKAKAPKEKSRRVLGNLDLQSEEIQGREKARPDLGGASKAKPPTAPGPPPAPAPSAQPIPPAAPAPGKKAREEAPGPPGVSRADMLKLRSLSEGPPKELKIRLIKVESGDKETFIASEVEERRLRMADLTISHCAADVVRASKNAKVKGKFRESYLSPAQSVKPKINTEEKLPREKLNPPTPSIYLESKRDAFSPVLLQFCTDPRNPITVIRGLAGSLRLNLGLFSTKTLVEASGEHTVEVRTQVQQPSDENWDLTGTRQIWPCESSRSHTTIAKYAQYQASSFQESLQEEKESEDEESEEPDSTTGTPPSSAPDPKNHHIIKFGTNIDLSDAKRWKPQLQELLKLPAFMRVTSTGNMLSHVGHTILGMNTVQLYMKVPGSRTPGHQENNNFCSVNINIGPGDCEWFAVHEHYWETISAFCDRHGVDYLTGSWWPILDDLYASNIPVYRFVQRPGDLVWINAGTVHWVQATGWCNNIAWNVGPLTAYQYQLALERYEWNEVKNVKSIVPMIHVSWNVARTVKISDPDLFKMIKFCLLQSMKHCQVQRESLVRAGKKIAYQGRVKDEPAYYCNECDVEVFNILFVTSENGSRNTYLVHCEACARRRSAGLQGVVVLEQYRTEELAQAYDAFTLAPASTSR is encoded by the exons ATGCATCGGGCAGTGGACCCTCCAGGGGCCCGCGCTGCACGGGAAGCCTTTGCCCTTGGGGGCTTGAGCTGTGCTGGGGCCTGGAGCTCCTGCCCGCCCCATCCCCCTCCTCGGAGCGCATGGCTGCCTGGAGGCAG GTGCTCTGCCAGCCTCgggcagcccccactctctgctccCCTACCCCCTTCACACGGCAGTAGCTCTGGGCACCCCAACAAACCATATTATGCTCCAGG GACACCCACCCCAAGACCCCTCCATGGGAAGCTGGAGTCCCTGCATGGCTGTGTGCAGGCATTGCTCCGGGAGCCAGCCCAGCCAGGGTTGTGGGAGCAGCTTGGGCAGCTGTACGAGTCAGAGCATGACAGTGAGGAGGCTATTCGCTGCTACCACAGCGCCCTTCGATACGGAGGAAGCTTGGCTGAGCTGGGCCCCCGGGTCGGCCGACTCCAGCAG GCCCAGCTCTGGAACTTTCACACTGGGTCCTGCCAGCACCGACCCAAGGTCCTGCCCCCATTGGAGCAAGTGTGGAACTTGCTGCACCTTGAG CACAAACGGAACTACGGGGCCAAGCGGGGGGGTCCCCCAGTGAAACGAGCCGCTGAACCCCCAGTGgtgcagcctgtgcctcccgcAGCACTCTCAGGCCCCTCAGGGGAGGAGGGGCTCAGCCCTGGCGGCAAGCGCAGGAGAGGCTGCAGCTCTGAGCAG ACGGGCCTTCCCCCAGGGCTGCCACTGCCTCCACCACCAttgccaccacctccaccaccgcccccaccaccaccccctcccccacctctgcctGGCCTAGCCACCAGCCCTCCATTTCAGCTGACCAAGCCAGGGCTGTGGAGTACCCTTCATGGAGATGCCTGGGGCCCCGAGCGCAAGGGTTTAGCACCCCCAGAGCGCCAG GAGCAGCGGCACTCACTGCCTCACCCATATCCATACCCGGCGGCTCCAGCTTACCCTGCTCACCCCCCTGGCCACCGGCTGGTCCCGGCTGCTcccccaggccccggcccccgccccccaggagCAGAGAGCCATGGCTGCCCGCCTGCCACCCGTCCCCCCGGAAGTGACCTTAGAGAGAGCAGAGTTCAGAGGTCGCGGATGGACTCCAGCGTTTCACCAGCAGCAACCACCGCCTGCGTGCCTTACGCCCCTTCCCGGCCCCCCGGCCTCCCtagcaccaccagcagcagcagcagcagcagcaacactggtCCCCGTGGCGTGGAGCCGAGCCCAGGCATT CCCGGCGCTGACCATTACCAAACGCCTGCGCTGGAGGTCTCCTCTCACCAAGGCCGCCTGGGGCCCTCGGCACACAGTAGTCGGAAACCCTTCCTGGCGGCTCCCGCTCCCACTCCTCACCTGTCCCTGCCACCCTCACCTCCTCCACCCTCTTGTCCCCGCCTCTTacgccccccaccaccccctgcctGGCTGAAGGGCCCAGCCTGCCGGGCAGCTCGTGAAGATGGAGAGATCTTAGAGGAGCTCTTCTTCGGGGCTGAGGGACGCCCccgtcctccccctcccccacttccccaccGCGAGGGCTTCTTGGGGCCTCAGGCCCCCCGCTTTTCTGTGGGCACTCAGGATTCGCacacccctcccactcccccaaccaccagcagcagcaacaatggcagccacagcagcagcccTACTGGGCCTGTGTCCTTTCCCCCACCTCCTTATCTGGCCAGAAGTATGGACCCCCTTCCCCGGCCCCCCACCCCGACACTGAGCCCCCAGGACCCACCCCTTGCACCCCTGACTCTTGCCCTGCCTTCAGCCCCTCCCTCCTCTTGCCACCAAAATACCTCAGGAAGCTTCAGGCGCCCGGAGAGCCCTCGGCCCAGGGTCTCCTTCCCAAAGACCCCCGAGGTGGGGCCGGGGCCATCCCCAGGCCCCCTGAATAAAACCCCCCAGCCTGTGCCGCCCAGGGTGGGGGAGCTGCCTGCCCGAGGCCCTCGACTTTTTGATTTCCctcctacccctctggaggaCCAGTTTGAGGAGCCAGCTGAATTCAAGATCCTACCTGATGGGCTGGCTAATATCATGAAGATGCTGGATGAATCCATTCGCAAGGAGGAGGAGCAGCAACAACAGGAGGCAGGCGCGGTCCCCGTCCCCCCGCCTCCTCTGAAGGAGCCCTTTGCATCTCTGCAGCCTCCGTTCTCCACTGACACAGCCCCAGCCACCActgctgccgctgccgccgccgccgccgccgccaccaccaccaccaccaccaccaccaccaccaccaccaccaccacggccacccaggaagaggagaagaagCCACCAGCCCTGCCGCCGCCACCGCCTCTAGCCAagttcccccccccaccccagccacagcAGCCGCCACCCCCGCTCCCCCCACCAGCCAGCCCGGCCAGCCTGCTCAAGTCCTTGGCCTCCGTGCTGGAGGGACAAAAGTACTGTTACCGAGGGACTGGAGCCGCTGTTCCCACCCGGCCTGGGTCCTTGCCCGCCACTCAGTATTCCCCTGGTCCCTCATCAGGTGCTACCGCCCCACCACCCACCTCAGCGGCCCTGAGCGCCCAGGGCTCCCCGCAGCCCTCTGCTTCCTCGTCATCTCAGTTCTCTACCTCAGGCGGGCCCTGGGCCCGGGAGCGCAGGGCCAACGAAGAGCCAGCCCCAGGCCCCAtggcccccgccccgccgcccccacccctgcctctgccccctGCTCGCTCTGAGTCTGAGGTGCTAGAAGAGATCAGTCGGGCTTGTGAGACCCTTGTGGAGCGGGTAGGCCGGAGCACCACAGACCCGGCAGACCTAGTGGACACAGCAGATGCAGCGGACAGTGGAGTTGAGCGATTGCTGCCTCCAGCTCCAGCCAAGGAGGAGAGCGTTGGGGTGGCAGCTGCGGCAGGACCGGGGAGCAGCAAGCGGCGGCAGAAGGAGCACCAGAAAGAGCACCGGCGCCACAGGCGGGCCTGCAAGGACAGTGTGGGGCGGCGGCCCCGTGAGGGCAGGGCCAAGACCAAGGCCAAGGCCCCCAAAGAAAAGAGCCGCAGGGTGCTGGGGAACCTGGACCTGCAGAGCGAGGAGATCCAGGGTCGTGAGAAAGCCCGGCCGGATCTTGGTGGGGCCTCCAAGGCCAAGCCACCCACAGCTCCAGGCCCTCCACCGGCTCCTGCCCCCTCTGCCCAGCCCATACCGCCGgcagcccctgcccctgggaAGAAGGCTCGAGAGGAAGCTCCAGGGCCACCAGGGGTCAGCCGGGCTGACATGCTGAAGCTGCGCTCGCTCAGCGAAGGGCCCCCCAAGGAGCTGAAGATCCGGCTCATCAAGGTAGAGAGCGGTGACAAGGAGACCTTCATCGCCTCTGAGGTGGAAGAGCGGAGGCTGCGGATGGCGGACCTCACCATAAGCCACTGCGCCGCTGACGTTGTGCGTGCCAGCAA GAATGCCAAGGTGAAAGGGAAGTTTCGTGAGTCCTACCTATCCCCTGCCCAGTCTGTGAAACCGAAGATCAACACTGAGGAAAAGCTGCCACGGGAAAAACTCAACCCACCCACACCTAGCATCTAT CTGGAAAGCAAACGGGATGCCTTCTCGCCGGTGTTGTTACAGTTCTGTACAGACCCTCGAAATCCCATCACCGTGATCCGGGGCCTGGCAGGCTCCCTGCGGCTCA ACTTGGGCCTCTTCTCCACCAAGACTCTGGTGGAGGCGAGCGGGGAGCACACAGTGGAGGTGCGCACCCAGGTGCAGCAGCCCTCGGATGAGAACTGGGATCTGACGGGCACACGGCAGATCTGGCCCTGCGAGAGCTCCCGTTCTCACACCACCATCGCCAAGTACGCGCAGTACCAGGCCTCATCCTTCCAGGAATCTCTGCAG gaggagaaggagagtgaGGACGAGGAGTCAGAGGAGCCGGACAGCACCACAGGAACCCCTCCTAG CAGTGCACCAGACCCGAAGAACCATCACATCATCAAGTTTGGCACCAATATCGACCTGTCCGATGCTAAGCG GTGGAAGCcccagctgcaggagctgctgaaGCTGCCCGCCTTCATGCGGGTCACCTCCACGGGGAATATGCTGAGCCACGTGGGCCACACCATCCTGGGCATGAACACGGTGCAGCTGTACATGAAGGTGCCTGGCAGCCGAACGCCAG GCCATCAAGAGAACAACAACTTCTGCTCGGTCAACATCAACATTGGCCCAGGAGACTGCGAGTGGTTCGCGGTGCACGAGCACTACTGGGAGACCATCAGCGCCTTCTGCGATCG GCACGGCGTGGACTACCTGACGGGTTCCTGGTGGCCAATCCTGGATGACCTCTATGCTTCCAACATCCCTGTGTACCGCTTCGTGCAGCGCCCCGGAGACCTGGTGTGGATTAACGCGGGCACCGTGCACTGGGTGCAGGCCACCGGCTGGTGCAACAACATCGCCTGGAACGTGGGGCCCCTCACCG CCTATCAGTACCAGCTGGCCCTGGAACGATATGAGTGGAATGAGGTGAAGAATGTCAAATCCATTGTGCCCATGATTCACGTGTCCTGGAACGTGGCTCGCACGGTCAAAATCAGCGACCCCGACTTGTTCAAGATGATCAA GTTCTGCCTCCTCCAGTCCATGAAGCACTGCCAGGTGCAGCGGGAGAGCCTGGTGCGGGCCGGGAAGAAAATTGCCTACCAGGGCCGGGTCAAGGACGAGCCCGCCTACTACTGCAACGAGTGCGAC GTGGAGGTGTTCAACATCCTGTTCGTGACGAGCGAGAACGGCAGCCGCAACACGTACCTGGTGCACTGCGAGGCGTGCGCGCGGCGCCGCAGCGCAGGCCTGCAGGGCGTGGTGGTGCTGGAGCAGTACCGCACCGAAGAGCTGGCGCAGGCCTATGACGCCTTCACGCTG GCCCCCGCCAGCACGTCGCGATGA
- the KDM6B gene encoding lysine-specific demethylase 6B isoform X2, translating to MHRAVDPPGARAAREAFALGGLSCAGAWSSCPPHPPPRSAWLPGGRCSASLGQPPLSAPLPPSHGSSSGHPNKPYYAPGTPTPRPLHGKLESLHGCVQALLREPAQPGLWEQLGQLYESEHDSEEAIRCYHSALRYGGSLAELGPRVGRLQQAQLWNFHTGSCQHRPKVLPPLEQVWNLLHLEHKRNYGAKRGGPPVKRAAEPPVVQPVPPAALSGPSGEEGLSPGGKRRRGCSSEQLTKPGLWSTLHGDAWGPERKGLAPPERQEQRHSLPHPYPYPAAPAYPAHPPGHRLVPAAPPGPGPRPPGAESHGCPPATRPPGSDLRESRVQRSRMDSSVSPAATTACVPYAPSRPPGLPSTTSSSSSSSNTGPRGVEPSPGIPGADHYQTPALEVSSHQGRLGPSAHSSRKPFLAAPAPTPHLSLPPSPPPPSCPRLLRPPPPPAWLKGPACRAAREDGEILEELFFGAEGRPRPPPPPLPHREGFLGPQAPRFSVGTQDSHTPPTPPTTSSSNNGSHSSSPTGPVSFPPPPYLARSMDPLPRPPTPTLSPQDPPLAPLTLALPSAPPSSCHQNTSGSFRRPESPRPRVSFPKTPEVGPGPSPGPLNKTPQPVPPRVGELPARGPRLFDFPPTPLEDQFEEPAEFKILPDGLANIMKMLDESIRKEEEQQQQEAGAVPVPPPPLKEPFASLQPPFSTDTAPATTAAAAAAAAAATTTTTTTTTTTTTTTATQEEEKKPPALPPPPPLAKFPPPPQPQQPPPPLPPPASPASLLKSLASVLEGQKYCYRGTGAAVPTRPGSLPATQYSPGPSSGATAPPPTSAALSAQGSPQPSASSSSQFSTSGGPWARERRANEEPAPGPMAPAPPPPPLPLPPARSESEVLEEISRACETLVERVGRSTTDPADLVDTADAADSGVERLLPPAPAKEESVGVAAAAGPGSSKRRQKEHQKEHRRHRRACKDSVGRRPREGRAKTKAKAPKEKSRRVLGNLDLQSEEIQGREKARPDLGGASKAKPPTAPGPPPAPAPSAQPIPPAAPAPGKKAREEAPGPPGVSRADMLKLRSLSEGPPKELKIRLIKVESGDKETFIASEVEERRLRMADLTISHCAADVVRASKNAKVKGKFRESYLSPAQSVKPKINTEEKLPREKLNPPTPSIYLESKRDAFSPVLLQFCTDPRNPITVIRGLAGSLRLNLGLFSTKTLVEASGEHTVEVRTQVQQPSDENWDLTGTRQIWPCESSRSHTTIAKYAQYQASSFQESLQEEKESEDEESEEPDSTTGTPPSSAPDPKNHHIIKFGTNIDLSDAKRWKPQLQELLKLPAFMRVTSTGNMLSHVGHTILGMNTVQLYMKVPGSRTPGHQENNNFCSVNINIGPGDCEWFAVHEHYWETISAFCDRHGVDYLTGSWWPILDDLYASNIPVYRFVQRPGDLVWINAGTVHWVQATGWCNNIAWNVGPLTAYQYQLALERYEWNEVKNVKSIVPMIHVSWNVARTVKISDPDLFKMIKFCLLQSMKHCQVQRESLVRAGKKIAYQGRVKDEPAYYCNECDVEVFNILFVTSENGSRNTYLVHCEACARRRSAGLQGVVVLEQYRTEELAQAYDAFTLAPASTSR from the exons ATGCATCGGGCAGTGGACCCTCCAGGGGCCCGCGCTGCACGGGAAGCCTTTGCCCTTGGGGGCTTGAGCTGTGCTGGGGCCTGGAGCTCCTGCCCGCCCCATCCCCCTCCTCGGAGCGCATGGCTGCCTGGAGGCAG GTGCTCTGCCAGCCTCgggcagcccccactctctgctccCCTACCCCCTTCACACGGCAGTAGCTCTGGGCACCCCAACAAACCATATTATGCTCCAGG GACACCCACCCCAAGACCCCTCCATGGGAAGCTGGAGTCCCTGCATGGCTGTGTGCAGGCATTGCTCCGGGAGCCAGCCCAGCCAGGGTTGTGGGAGCAGCTTGGGCAGCTGTACGAGTCAGAGCATGACAGTGAGGAGGCTATTCGCTGCTACCACAGCGCCCTTCGATACGGAGGAAGCTTGGCTGAGCTGGGCCCCCGGGTCGGCCGACTCCAGCAG GCCCAGCTCTGGAACTTTCACACTGGGTCCTGCCAGCACCGACCCAAGGTCCTGCCCCCATTGGAGCAAGTGTGGAACTTGCTGCACCTTGAG CACAAACGGAACTACGGGGCCAAGCGGGGGGGTCCCCCAGTGAAACGAGCCGCTGAACCCCCAGTGgtgcagcctgtgcctcccgcAGCACTCTCAGGCCCCTCAGGGGAGGAGGGGCTCAGCCCTGGCGGCAAGCGCAGGAGAGGCTGCAGCTCTGAGCAG CTGACCAAGCCAGGGCTGTGGAGTACCCTTCATGGAGATGCCTGGGGCCCCGAGCGCAAGGGTTTAGCACCCCCAGAGCGCCAG GAGCAGCGGCACTCACTGCCTCACCCATATCCATACCCGGCGGCTCCAGCTTACCCTGCTCACCCCCCTGGCCACCGGCTGGTCCCGGCTGCTcccccaggccccggcccccgccccccaggagCAGAGAGCCATGGCTGCCCGCCTGCCACCCGTCCCCCCGGAAGTGACCTTAGAGAGAGCAGAGTTCAGAGGTCGCGGATGGACTCCAGCGTTTCACCAGCAGCAACCACCGCCTGCGTGCCTTACGCCCCTTCCCGGCCCCCCGGCCTCCCtagcaccaccagcagcagcagcagcagcagcaacactggtCCCCGTGGCGTGGAGCCGAGCCCAGGCATT CCCGGCGCTGACCATTACCAAACGCCTGCGCTGGAGGTCTCCTCTCACCAAGGCCGCCTGGGGCCCTCGGCACACAGTAGTCGGAAACCCTTCCTGGCGGCTCCCGCTCCCACTCCTCACCTGTCCCTGCCACCCTCACCTCCTCCACCCTCTTGTCCCCGCCTCTTacgccccccaccaccccctgcctGGCTGAAGGGCCCAGCCTGCCGGGCAGCTCGTGAAGATGGAGAGATCTTAGAGGAGCTCTTCTTCGGGGCTGAGGGACGCCCccgtcctccccctcccccacttccccaccGCGAGGGCTTCTTGGGGCCTCAGGCCCCCCGCTTTTCTGTGGGCACTCAGGATTCGCacacccctcccactcccccaaccaccagcagcagcaacaatggcagccacagcagcagcccTACTGGGCCTGTGTCCTTTCCCCCACCTCCTTATCTGGCCAGAAGTATGGACCCCCTTCCCCGGCCCCCCACCCCGACACTGAGCCCCCAGGACCCACCCCTTGCACCCCTGACTCTTGCCCTGCCTTCAGCCCCTCCCTCCTCTTGCCACCAAAATACCTCAGGAAGCTTCAGGCGCCCGGAGAGCCCTCGGCCCAGGGTCTCCTTCCCAAAGACCCCCGAGGTGGGGCCGGGGCCATCCCCAGGCCCCCTGAATAAAACCCCCCAGCCTGTGCCGCCCAGGGTGGGGGAGCTGCCTGCCCGAGGCCCTCGACTTTTTGATTTCCctcctacccctctggaggaCCAGTTTGAGGAGCCAGCTGAATTCAAGATCCTACCTGATGGGCTGGCTAATATCATGAAGATGCTGGATGAATCCATTCGCAAGGAGGAGGAGCAGCAACAACAGGAGGCAGGCGCGGTCCCCGTCCCCCCGCCTCCTCTGAAGGAGCCCTTTGCATCTCTGCAGCCTCCGTTCTCCACTGACACAGCCCCAGCCACCActgctgccgctgccgccgccgccgccgccgccaccaccaccaccaccaccaccaccaccaccaccaccaccaccacggccacccaggaagaggagaagaagCCACCAGCCCTGCCGCCGCCACCGCCTCTAGCCAagttcccccccccaccccagccacagcAGCCGCCACCCCCGCTCCCCCCACCAGCCAGCCCGGCCAGCCTGCTCAAGTCCTTGGCCTCCGTGCTGGAGGGACAAAAGTACTGTTACCGAGGGACTGGAGCCGCTGTTCCCACCCGGCCTGGGTCCTTGCCCGCCACTCAGTATTCCCCTGGTCCCTCATCAGGTGCTACCGCCCCACCACCCACCTCAGCGGCCCTGAGCGCCCAGGGCTCCCCGCAGCCCTCTGCTTCCTCGTCATCTCAGTTCTCTACCTCAGGCGGGCCCTGGGCCCGGGAGCGCAGGGCCAACGAAGAGCCAGCCCCAGGCCCCAtggcccccgccccgccgcccccacccctgcctctgccccctGCTCGCTCTGAGTCTGAGGTGCTAGAAGAGATCAGTCGGGCTTGTGAGACCCTTGTGGAGCGGGTAGGCCGGAGCACCACAGACCCGGCAGACCTAGTGGACACAGCAGATGCAGCGGACAGTGGAGTTGAGCGATTGCTGCCTCCAGCTCCAGCCAAGGAGGAGAGCGTTGGGGTGGCAGCTGCGGCAGGACCGGGGAGCAGCAAGCGGCGGCAGAAGGAGCACCAGAAAGAGCACCGGCGCCACAGGCGGGCCTGCAAGGACAGTGTGGGGCGGCGGCCCCGTGAGGGCAGGGCCAAGACCAAGGCCAAGGCCCCCAAAGAAAAGAGCCGCAGGGTGCTGGGGAACCTGGACCTGCAGAGCGAGGAGATCCAGGGTCGTGAGAAAGCCCGGCCGGATCTTGGTGGGGCCTCCAAGGCCAAGCCACCCACAGCTCCAGGCCCTCCACCGGCTCCTGCCCCCTCTGCCCAGCCCATACCGCCGgcagcccctgcccctgggaAGAAGGCTCGAGAGGAAGCTCCAGGGCCACCAGGGGTCAGCCGGGCTGACATGCTGAAGCTGCGCTCGCTCAGCGAAGGGCCCCCCAAGGAGCTGAAGATCCGGCTCATCAAGGTAGAGAGCGGTGACAAGGAGACCTTCATCGCCTCTGAGGTGGAAGAGCGGAGGCTGCGGATGGCGGACCTCACCATAAGCCACTGCGCCGCTGACGTTGTGCGTGCCAGCAA GAATGCCAAGGTGAAAGGGAAGTTTCGTGAGTCCTACCTATCCCCTGCCCAGTCTGTGAAACCGAAGATCAACACTGAGGAAAAGCTGCCACGGGAAAAACTCAACCCACCCACACCTAGCATCTAT CTGGAAAGCAAACGGGATGCCTTCTCGCCGGTGTTGTTACAGTTCTGTACAGACCCTCGAAATCCCATCACCGTGATCCGGGGCCTGGCAGGCTCCCTGCGGCTCA ACTTGGGCCTCTTCTCCACCAAGACTCTGGTGGAGGCGAGCGGGGAGCACACAGTGGAGGTGCGCACCCAGGTGCAGCAGCCCTCGGATGAGAACTGGGATCTGACGGGCACACGGCAGATCTGGCCCTGCGAGAGCTCCCGTTCTCACACCACCATCGCCAAGTACGCGCAGTACCAGGCCTCATCCTTCCAGGAATCTCTGCAG gaggagaaggagagtgaGGACGAGGAGTCAGAGGAGCCGGACAGCACCACAGGAACCCCTCCTAG CAGTGCACCAGACCCGAAGAACCATCACATCATCAAGTTTGGCACCAATATCGACCTGTCCGATGCTAAGCG GTGGAAGCcccagctgcaggagctgctgaaGCTGCCCGCCTTCATGCGGGTCACCTCCACGGGGAATATGCTGAGCCACGTGGGCCACACCATCCTGGGCATGAACACGGTGCAGCTGTACATGAAGGTGCCTGGCAGCCGAACGCCAG GCCATCAAGAGAACAACAACTTCTGCTCGGTCAACATCAACATTGGCCCAGGAGACTGCGAGTGGTTCGCGGTGCACGAGCACTACTGGGAGACCATCAGCGCCTTCTGCGATCG GCACGGCGTGGACTACCTGACGGGTTCCTGGTGGCCAATCCTGGATGACCTCTATGCTTCCAACATCCCTGTGTACCGCTTCGTGCAGCGCCCCGGAGACCTGGTGTGGATTAACGCGGGCACCGTGCACTGGGTGCAGGCCACCGGCTGGTGCAACAACATCGCCTGGAACGTGGGGCCCCTCACCG CCTATCAGTACCAGCTGGCCCTGGAACGATATGAGTGGAATGAGGTGAAGAATGTCAAATCCATTGTGCCCATGATTCACGTGTCCTGGAACGTGGCTCGCACGGTCAAAATCAGCGACCCCGACTTGTTCAAGATGATCAA GTTCTGCCTCCTCCAGTCCATGAAGCACTGCCAGGTGCAGCGGGAGAGCCTGGTGCGGGCCGGGAAGAAAATTGCCTACCAGGGCCGGGTCAAGGACGAGCCCGCCTACTACTGCAACGAGTGCGAC GTGGAGGTGTTCAACATCCTGTTCGTGACGAGCGAGAACGGCAGCCGCAACACGTACCTGGTGCACTGCGAGGCGTGCGCGCGGCGCCGCAGCGCAGGCCTGCAGGGCGTGGTGGTGCTGGAGCAGTACCGCACCGAAGAGCTGGCGCAGGCCTATGACGCCTTCACGCTG GCCCCCGCCAGCACGTCGCGATGA
- the TMEM88 gene encoding transmembrane protein 88, with protein MADVPGAQRPVPGGGPEPRDPLDCWACAVLVTAQNLLVAAFNLLLLALVLGTILLPAVTMLGFGFLCHSQFLRSQAPPCTAHLRDPGFTALLVTGFLLLVPLLVLALASYRRLCLRLRLADCLVPYSRALYRRRSNTQPRPARSSPGPQVAPTSGKVWV; from the exons ATGGCGGATGTCCCCGGGGCGCAGCGACCGGTTCCCGGCGGCGGCCCAGAGCCCCGGGACCCCCTGGACTGCTGGGCCTGCGCTGTGCTGGTCACGGCCCAGAATCTCCTGGTGGCCGCCTTCAACCTTCTCCTGTTGGCGCTGGTGCTGGGGACCATCCTGCTGCCTGCTGTCACCATGCTAGGCTTTGGCTTCCTCTGCCACTCCCAG TTTCTTCGCTCCCAGGCACCCCCTTGCACCGCGCACCTGCGGGACCCGGGCTTCACAGCCCTGCTGGTCACCGGATTCCTGCTCCTCGTGCCGCTGCTCGTGCTTGCCCTGGCCAGCTACCGCCGCCTTTGCCTGCGCCTCCGCCTGGCCGATTGCCTCGTGCCTTACAGCCGAGCCCTCTACCGGCGCCGGAGCAACACGCAGCCGCGGCCAGCCCGGTCCTCTCCAGGGCCCCAGGTTGCTCCAACCTCAGGAAAGGTCTGGGTCTGA